The window AAAGTGGTTAGGATTAgggaagcctggctggctcagttggtggagtgtggtgcttttgatctcggggttgtgggtttgagccccaccttgagcgtagagattatttaaaaataaaatcttaagaaaaaaaagtggtcaGGATTAGATGGCCCAAAGGAAGGGGCCTCAGGTGAGAAGTCGATCGGGATTTGGAAGCCAAAGATTCTTACTAATCCAGAGAGGAGACATCAGGGGGCACCCATCCATCCCATTATAAAAGATGTATAAATAAATTGTGCTAGATTGTACTATGGTTTGCAATGATAGGCTGTAAAAGCCTTCTACTCCTGGAGGataacacaggcagcaacctttgtgaccttggccacagcaacttcttaccagacacatctccaaaggcaagggaaacaaaggcaataatgaactattgggacttcatcaagataaaaagcttttgcacagcaaaggaaacagtcaacaataccaaaagacaaccaacagatgggagaagatatttgcaaatggcacatCAGATAAATGGCTAGCATCCAGGATCTTAAAGAACTTATTGAACttaacacccaaagaacaaataatccaataaagaaatgggcagaagacatgaacagacatttctccaaagaagacatgcaaatggccaacagacacatgaaaaaatgctccacatcacttgtccacaaatcaaaaccacagcgagataccacctcaaaccagtcaggatggctaaaatgaacaactcaggaaatgacagatgttggtgaggatgcagagaaaggggagctccggtacactgttggtgggaatgcaagctggcgCAGCCACTTAGAAagtagtatggaggttcctcaaaaagttgaaaacagaagagcgaccctaagacccagcaattgcactactggatattcaccccaaagatataaatgtagtgatccaaaggggcacctgcaccccaatgtttatagcagcaatatcacaatagccaaactatggaaagagcctagataaattgaaatcttgctatttgcaatgatgcatggatggaactagaggatattatgctaagtgaactaagccaatcagagaaagacaataatcatatgatctcactcatatgtggaatttatgaaacaaagcaGAGGGTCATAggggaatagaagaaaaaataagatggaaatagagaaggaggcaaacaATAAGAGATGGTGAACtgtaggaaacaaattgagggcaGCCagagaggtggggatgggggatggggtaatgatgatggacattaaggagggcaggtgatgcaatgagcactgggtattgcaTAAgcttgatgaatcactgacctctacctctgaaaccagtaaaatgttatatgttaattaattgaatttaaatgaaataagatttacattaaaaaaaacctttctaaTTCCCCACTCCGGGACCTGGCTTGCccacatgacttgctttggccaatcaCATGTGATTGGGATTGATGTACTCCACTTCCTTACAGAAATGTTAAGATCTGTCATCTGGTTCTGCtatctctcatttccttcctttgcccTAAGACCTGGTTGTCTCAGGTTGGGTCCGCCCCTAGCCCAGATTCCAGAATGAAGACGACATGGGGAAGAACTGCAGCCAGCCTGTGAAAGCCACATAACGGGGcaagaaagacatttttcttgTTATGAGCACTTGGGATCTTACGGTCATTCTTACTACAGCCCAACCTAGCCAGAGCTGACCAGTAAAGAAATAGTTTTTTAGGATTGTAAAAACAAAGTGGCAGTGTTATAATGGATTTTTAGGGAAAATTACTCATAATTCCTTCCCTACCCTAAACAGTCTTAATCTTCACATACGCTGACATGCAAATGTGCTGAAACAGACCATTATGTTTTATGTTGCTTCTACCTCTGAGTTTCTTCAGAGGAGCCTGGTGGTGGAGGAGGACCTAGTCCCCACTAGAGGAGGCCAGAGGGAAGGGCTGTCTGTGGAGCcactgctcagcacagagcctccTGTTGTCAGGCAGTGAAGTGAAACTGAGCAAGACCACTTCCTCAGCATCCTCAGGCTCTTGGAAAAAGGGATGCCaggttatttcttcttttaaaaaatatttgatttaaattcaatttgttgaCATTtggagtaacacccagtgctcatctcatcatgtgccctccttaatgcctatcacccgtTATTTCTTTTATCACAATCTATCGTGCCTGTTTACTATCCTGCCAAGGCAGGGTTAACATTCAGCTCTGTTCTATGATCTTCTATTTCCTAAATATTCAGTCCCACTATAGACTGTGAACCTGCATGCAGTAAGGTGGAATTTATAGGAAGTCAGCACCAAACAATGCAGGCGTCAGCTCTTCCCTTCTGGAGGCTACAGTCTGGTGgggtgtaaaaataaataaatttaatatatatcgAATAATTACAAATTGAGTAAATCCCCCAAATGAAACACAGGACGCTCTAATAGATTggaaaggcagagacagcagGAAAGAATCTATTTAAGACAGAATTTTTTAAACTGCCAGCTGGGGAATATTAGGGAACCCCAAACTTATGTGCTCATGATCACATTAAAAAAACGAGgggggtctctgggtggctcagcggtttagcgcctgcctttggcccttgggcctgatcctggagaccccggattgagtcccacatcgggctccctgcgtggagcccgcttctccctctgcctatgtctctgcctctctctctctgtgtgtgtctctcatgaataaatttttaaaaatctttaaaaataaaaaaatttaaaaatgaaatagaactgaATGGAGGTGAATAGAAGAGCATCCAATGTGGTAAGCGTTAGTGTCgtcttgtgcaaccatcatctcTGTGGATACACGTGTTATCTATTTATGTAGCTTCTGGCTCATAATATAAAATGTAGTTGTTATAATGGGTTATGgttaaaaataagtttgaaaaactAATAAAGAGCTGGCCTCTGATGACCAAGATGGGAACAGGATCGCTGTCCTCCAGGACAGGGGGGAAGGCTAGCATGGTCGAGCATGGAGAGCAGGAATATAGTTCTGGATGTTGGTCAGTGCTGCAGAGGAGGTGGGATTGAATCTCAATGAGCCAGGTTGGCCCTGAGAAGGAATGTGGATTTTGCTGGAAGTGAAGGGGCAAGGTTTAAGAAGAGAAGGGATTTTAAGGTTACTGCCCGAGTGTGGATTTTAGAGGGCTCACAGTCTGGAAGCAGGAAGCCTGGATCGGATCCGTTGGAACTCACATTCATTGTGAGGGATTTTAGGATCCAGGGCAAACCTCACCTGTTTTTAGAAGCCTTCCTGCTTTCCTCAGGCAGAGCCagtctctttttcttaaattcaccGTGTTCCCTTAAACAGGTAGACCATTTATGCTTTCCTCCCAGTAGacagggtcccctgggtggcccCCGGCCCTGGGCTGCCACATTACTCTTCGGGGAGGAAATGGGATATGGGGGCGCCTTGGAAGCCTCTGTGGGTACAGGCTGCCCGTCCAGCTGGCAGGGGGCTCCCTGGGGAATGTATGTTTGACTTTCTATTCCTGGTTAATATAAGTTCAAATGTTTACGGATGTTTGAAGCTGGGATGAAAGCATTTCTATTCATGCTGCTCGAATCtgtgaggcttttttttttttttcccctttactgaGAGCCCACAGCAAAACTTGGGTTGCTTGGCTGGGGAAAGGAATGCGGTGCGAGGAGGGAGGCGGACCCCGCCGCAGGCACCGCGGGCGGGAGCGGGAAAGCAGAGCCCGGGGCCTCGGCGGCGCCCGGGTCGGGCCTGCAgggcgcgggagggcgcgggagggcgcgggagggcgcgggagggcgcggggcggccgggggtCCGCAGGCCCCGGCACAGGGTCGGGGGGCGCGGCGCGGCCAGGGGCGCCCGGCCGAGCCCACCCAGACGGGCCCGGGCTCCGGGCACCGCGCCGCCGCCGTCTCGCCCCAGACATTCCGCTTCTGCCGCCGGAATGCGCCGACCGGCTCCCGCGGGCCGCGGGCGCCGCGCCCGGTGGCTCCTCCCGCGCTCCGGCGGTGGGCGGGGCTAGGGGCGGGGCtaggggcggggcgcggggtgggcggggcgcggggcggcgggacCTTTAAATCGGCCGCCAGGGCGCGCGGCTGGGGTGCTGGGCTGCTGCCGCGAGCCGACCGACCTTCGACGGCCGACACCTGCCGGAGTGCGGAGCCCGCTATGCCGCGTCACCTCTCGGGACTGCTCCTGCTGCTCtggccgctgctgctgctgctgccgccgccggcccccgccgcccccggccccctgaCCCGCCCGGGCTGGCGGAGGCTGGGCACGCGCGGcccagggggcagccccgggcgCCGCCCCGCTCCGGCCGCCCCCACCCGCGCGCCCCATCCCGGGGCCGGCCAGCCCGGCGGGGCCCGCGGCGCAGGTACGGGGGCGGGAGTGGGCCCCCCCGCCTGGGAGGGAGCAGCCGGCCgggaggaaagggggagggagggagggagggatggggcgTAGGGAAGCGGAGCATCGAGCTGCAGACGCCCCCTGAAGCCGCCAAGTGCTTGGTCCATCCCAGCCTGAGCCAGACTGCGATGCGGGAGGAAGAATCCCCTCCCCCATGAATCCTGTGGGGAAACAGgtccagagaagggaagggggatgCCCAAGGTCACTCATAGTCGGGGCTAGAATTTGGGTCGCCTGAAGCTCAAACCCCAGCCACTTTCCCTGGAAGATGAGGCAGCGAGGGAACACCTGCGCCTCCCAGCCCCCTGTGCCAGCCCCTAACTGTGCAGCTGAACAGACCCTTCCCGAGACTCTGCCTTCGGTTCTCAGGAATCACTTCATCTATAGCCCCAGGTCGGTGTGTGACCCTCCTTCCTCTGGCCACAGCCTTCAGACTGTCTCTGTCCAGTCTAGGATCTGGACCAAAATTCAGACTGGAATTCAcaccagggagtgggggtgggaagccAGGAAGGAAACCTAAGGAGTCCCCTGGATGGCCCCAGACCTCTCTTGTGACCATCCTGGTCTCcacctcttcttctgcccctgaCCAGGTGTTCTGCTTGACTGGGTCCCAATCCCAACCTCTACTCTCTTAGATCCTCAAACACCCAAGACACTGGATCTTTCATGAACAATTCCATTGCCCTTTTTGGTCAGTAGTTGGTTCCTCTGGCAGAGGTTCCTAGAGCAGCAGTTGGAAGATCATCTGACACAACCCCTAAAAGCATATAAACTGAGGCTTATCAAATGACTCAGGAAATCAGTGTCAGAGCCCAGAATAAAACACAGGGCTCCAAAATCCTACACAAGGATCTTTCTGCTGCTACCATCTACCAAGCTCTTGAAATGGTTTATGTAAAATTTGGTCTTCATTACCAAAACGTCCAGTGTCGGTCTTGCTGAAGAGAGGCTGCACCAAACTATTTTCTGCGTCTCCAATCTCATTCATCCAGGGACTCAAGTCAATCTCTTTTGTCTATGCCCTTCTGCACCTTCCTGGATAAtgttgagaaagagcacaaaagaTTCTTTGCTGCATCAGCTCCAACGGGCTGGATCCGAAATGGTGACAGCATTGTCTTTGAGCTGGAGTACCACGGTTCACAAGGATTAAATTCAGAGGGTGGGTGGGTTGGCAAGTGTAGGGAAACCTTTCTTCTAAAAGGCAACCTGGCCTCTGGCCCTGACACACCTCCCTTGGGAGCAGGACTGGGAGAGAGGAGGGATCTGCGCCAGTTGTTCATGTTCCCCCAAAGCAGCACTGGCCCTGCATTACTTGGAATCCAAACTGATCTTGCTTGAGTGATAACCCCTTAATAAACATCATATTTCACTCTTCCCCAAAATCTCTCCTTTTTGCAACTGGAAATTGCTACGCTTTGCTATGGGCTTTTGTTTCTAGCAGGACTATCAAAAGTCAGCAAAATTGTAAGTATGGAAATCTTTTAGGAAATTCAGATTCTCCCTTTCTTGGTTTCTGAGAAAGTGCTGCAATCTAGTAAAGGGGAGTGAGATTCAAAAGCAATGATGTTGCAGAGGGGGTCCAAATCTGGGAGTAAGCAGATGCTCACAGAATTTCCTGCCATCCTTGTTGAAGCCCTATATTAgatttctattgctgctgtaacaaattagcacaaactTAGTGACGTAAAAACAGTACACAGTTATTATCTACGAGTTCTGTAGATCAGAAGTCCAGTACTAGTCTCAAAGGGCTAAAGTTGTGTCAGCAGGACGGTGTTCCTTTGGGAAAGATTTTGGGGAGGCTGTTTCCTTCCCTGGTTCAGCATGTAGAGGCTACCTTCACTCCTCGACTCATGGCCTTTTCCCTATTTTCAAAGCCACCAAGGGCAGGTTGGGACCTCCTCACATCTCCTCACTCTGAtctctcctgcctttctcttccacttttcGAGGCCTCTGTAATTACACTGGACCCATCCCAATAATCCAGGATAAACTCCCCATCTCCAGGTCATTAATATAATCACATCTGCAGTCTttttttgccatgtaaagtaacaTACAGGTTCTGGGGGTTAGGACCTGGACATCTTTGGGGGGAGGGAGCTTTATTTTGCCTACCATACCTCCCGTAACCTCCCATAAAGGATTCTGTGTGAGAAGGAAGGAATCCTGCACATTTACCATGAGAATATAACCTTGACATTAGTAAGGATACCATTTGGGTATTAGTGAAATCACTGTCAAATATGGATTTCGTATCAccatgtatttttccttttattccaatTATGTAAAAATACCTACATCTATGTCCAGGAAGGATTTTCATCATAATTATTCTTCCTTGCTCCTGTTTCATGGTAATTAAGGGATGAAATGAAATTCgagagttgtttaaaaaaaaaaaacttaatttctttTGACTTAACTAAATACATGACATACAGCATATTTCAGGTGGTGGCTCAAAGTCAACAAGCAGGATGTTTATTTACTGGGTACATGAGataatgttgatttttttgtgGTGGAAAATATTGCCTCAGAAAGAGAGGCAACCATTCAGTGAAAAGCCCCATTAGGCTGGGAGTCAGGAAACCTGAAGTCCAAACCATGACCTGCTGTTTTCTGGCTCACACACCTTCCAGAACCTCAGGCTTCTCTCCTATAAAATGGGTATTAAAAACAACCTCTGCATCTCTGACTTCACAGGGTTGTTTTATTTGTATCCTGTGATCTCTAAAATGTTCTTGAAAGTAAGGtatggtttattttcttaattgaatACCTCTGGAAAGCAGGATAAAACTGAGAggataattttccatttttagaagaaaactatATGGAGGCATCATTCCTGTTCCAGATAGGGCTTTTTCTGTCATAAACTGTCTTGCCTAGGAGTTTGTTTTGAATCTATCTTTTCCCCTTAGTCACTGAGTAAATCGCTTTCTTATAGTAGTGTCACCGTCCAGATCCTGGAAGGAAAGAACCCTGGTTGATGCTTTATGCCCAAGCACCAGTCACATTTCCATTTAGGAcattaggtgtgtgtgtgtgtgtgtgtagaggaggAGGAATGAGTCGGAAAAGATGTTTAATTACTGTTTTTTCTCTCAACCAATCCTGACTTTTGGACTTGATTTTGGTGGCTAGGAGAAGAAGGAATGTAGAATGAGAttgggggaaaggggaagaaaggagatgaAAATGAGCCgtgtgtggtttctttcttttttctttctttcttttttttttttttttaaagatttcatttaggggcatctgggtagcttagctgtctaaacatctgccttctgctcagatcatgatctctgggtcctggggttgagtcctatgtcaggctccctactcagtagggagcctgcttctccctctccctctgccctgctccccttTCCAACCCCCTCTGCTTTCTTGTTCGctcactctctctatctcaaatttctcaaatgagagagagaaagggagagggagaagcagactcccttcccctaagcagggagcctggtgtggggctcaatcccaggaccccaggatcatgacccaagccaaagacagatgcttaaataactgagctactcaggagcCCCAAAGATGTGTGGTGTTATTACAAGGTACTtggtactttttttcccccagagatttatttatttgagagaacacacacacacacacacacacaggatctcaagctgactctgcactgagcacagagccaactcagggcttgatgtcaagactctgagatcatgacctgagccgaatgctTATCCCGCTTGTGCCACCCACGTGCCTGGTGCTTGGTACTTTTGAGTAGGAAAGATACAAGCTTCCTTGCTTCTGTAGCCCCAGGGTTGAATACATGACATGTCTCCAGAAAAGTATTTggtgaatgaaaaaaatggaagagatgaCTGCGGGAGTTTGTGGGGGGCAGAGGGTAGACACCAGTGGGCATCTCTGCTTCTGAAAACCAGACATGCAGAGTTGGAAGCATGACAGACATGTATCAGATTAAGTTGTCattcttcttttcacttttaagtATCTCAGACTCACGGGGTTCACTAAAGCCTGATGAATGAGAAGGAGGGGGCGCTGACTGGGGACAGATTTTACCCTGCTGGTGGTGAAGTAGAAGAAGAAAGCCTCCAGGAAAGCACCAGTGTGCTTGTCTCTGATGCAGCCATTGCCTGAGGTATCTGGGCAGGGCAGCGAGGTTGTCCTGAGTTCACCTTTCACGCCATTCAGGGACACTGTTCCATTGCCCTGTCCCATGGTCCCATGGCCCAGGTGCCCAAGAAAGGTCTGGAAACCTTGGGAGTCAAGAGGAACCTTGGGAGCTATACCTGAAGCAGAGGAATGAGGTTGTAGGTGGAAGTTTGGGGTTCAGCCAGCCTGTAGGGAGATATTTGGAGGAACTTCACCTCTTCTTCTGTGAATTCTCATAGGGAATTTGGAAGACCTTGGTGCTTTCAACCTCTAAAGGGAGGATGGTCTTGGGGACGAGAGCAGATAGTAGTGCCTCCAACCCCAGGGCTCTCCGAGGATTGCCCTGTCTCTGATTGGGATCCCATCATTGCTCAGCCGTGCTTGTTGCCCACACCTTTCTCTGCAGGTGTTTGCAAGAGCAGGCCGTTGGATTTGGTGTTCATCATCGATAGTTCTCGCAGTGTGCGGCCCCTGGAGTTCACCAAGGTGAAAACCTTTGTCTCCCAGATAATTGACACTCTGGACATTGGGGCGGCGGACACACGGGTGGCAGTGGTGAACTATGCTAGCACCGTGAAGATTGAGTTCCATCTGCAGACCTACTCGGATAAGCAGTCCCTGAAGCAGGCCGTGGCCCGGATCACACCCTTGTCCACAGGCACCATGTCGGGCCTGGCTATCCAGACAGCCATGGATGAGGCCTTCACCGAGGAGGCAGGTGCTCGGGGGCCCACTTCCAACATCCCTAAGGTGGCCATCATTGTGACAGACGGGAGGCCCCAGGACCAGGTGAACGAGGTGGCGGCTCGGGCCCGGGCATCTGGTATTGAGCTGTATGCCGTGGGCGTGGACCGGGCAGACATGGAGTCCCTCAAGGTGATTGCCAGTGAGCCACTAGATGAGCATGTTTTCTACGTGGAGACCTACGGGGTCATTGAGAAACTTTCCTCTAGATTCCAGGAAACCTTTTGCGGTAAGTCTTTGCTCTCAACTAGAAAGGATGTTATATTCAGATGTTGTgtatccaaagaaaaaaagatttattcttttttttttttttgtggaaactttatggaaaactgaaatataagcagtgctttccttgtgttttttcCCAACTTAAACACACTTTGTTGGTTTAGGAATATAGAGTTGCTTTATATGTAACTTGGTTTGCTCATAAAAATCTTCATGTTTGCATTAGAAATGTGAAGTTCTGGAAATATCCAGGATAAATGATCCTGCTGTTCCCTGAtgagctcagaaaaaaataaaaatgaaaaactcaagacacctcttttctcctctctgcccACAACTCCATTTTTCCTAgatattttctttagctttacCATCTCAGGATTTTAACAGAACTCTGCTTGTTTTCCTGCAGAAGACAGGGAGCAGCATCTGTCTGCCCATGGAAGGATCAGTTGGTGTTCAGTGTAACTGTCAGGGTTTTGCTTATTCTCTAGATACTCTTAGTTTTCAGATTCTGCTCTTCATCTGATAATTCTTTGTGGAGGGACAGGATTAAgaaccaggggtggggggtgggtgggatttCACTTCACTTGTGAGGTAGCCagaagcagattaaaaaaaaaaaaaaaaagattgttactgtccttctgtcttttttcctttaggaTGGAGTTTGCGAATGAGCATGCTAATTTAATTGgaactaatttaattcatttagcaTGTATCAGTCAAATCCATGAATATGAATCCATTTACTGCTGGGCTCTATTTTTAGATCAGAATTATGAATgtatgaaacatatttttttacttttaagtttctctttttctttgcatccatctatctgtctatatgtctgtctttctaTCTATAttcatgctttatttattttttatcatttagagATATAGTGTTTCAAAGCCATCTGTGGAATTATCCAACAGGTGTGGGCAAATTTCTAGTTcaggtgaatttttaaatgtagatacCTTTTGCTGTATCACCTACTCCCCATCTCTTTATTTGATACATATTAGTGGATCACTGATGACACAAGGATAAAGGTATCTTTACAAAGACAAAGGTACCTCCCTACTTTCAAGCAGTAGTCTGGAGATGGTGATGAGACACACAAGTGAATCCATAATTACAATTGTGAATTTCAACGAGACTTTATATCAAAATCACTGTGGAGCTCAGCAATCACCCTAGTTTGTCAGGAAATGGGAGATGAAGTCTTGGTCTGGAGCAAAGTTTGGCCTCAACTCAGCCAGACCTGGCTGGTGGCCCCTTGTCTTTCCTGTCCCAGGACACTGGGCCTTCACAAGCTGTCCTTGGCTTTGGTGGCATCTACTTGGTATTCATTGGTTTCTCAAAAGAACATGGCTTTCTTTCACCCAGGAAAACCCCCTGTGCTTGCGGGTGAGAGCTTTTCCATAAAGACACTGGCCTGTGGCAGAGTTGGGTCTCAAAGCTAGCACCTGGGGTTGGGCTTGCAGGCCATAAAGTAGCAAGTGGTGAGTGGTGATCTTTTCCTTCTGGTACAAAAGACCTGCttgttctgggggaaaaaatgtcctCTCTATGGAAAAAAGACTGAGGGGCAGCTTGTTGTAGTCAACGGGTTGGAAAGATCGCTCCATGAAAAGGcccttctttgggaaaatattagCCTTGACCTGTTGCCAAAACAGTCGAGGCTGGGTTACCTGCCCAGGGGTGCCAGCCTCCTCCAACAGGCCTCCTTGGTTTCTCAGAAATGActaaattcattgatttttctttcaaaacatgtcactaggaaaaaaaaaatccaacaagatATAAACACCTCCAGGAGTGAAAAGATGGGGATGCAGCCTAGATGACATAATCTCATTTattccattcttccttttctttttacctgCTTGTGTTGAGCATGGGAGCCCATTCACCTTGTAGACGTTAGTGGCCGTGAGGCTGCCTACGTGGACGTTTAGGCTCATGCATCCGTGCTGCTCATTCAGAAGGCAGTTACCTGCCTTGCCCTCCATCGTTTACATGTTCACATCTGTAACTCGTCCAAGAATGAGCGAGTTCCAGACTGAGAGGCCTACCTGTGTGTGAATTCTGTTCTGACCCAAACTGTAGAGCCCTTGGAAAGCAGATTCTGGCTGCAACAGGACAACTAGCTCATAGATCTTCAAGAAGTATGTTGTAGTTCTCCCCATGTCTTGAGTTGGGAAGTAGAAGCCTTCATCCTGGGCTGGGTGGATACATTGAATAAAATATCAAGTTGTCTGATCCCTGTAAGTGTTTGGCTTCAGCTCCAAAttcaaaatttccttttcctttgagaAAGCTGACAACGAGATCTATAATTTTAAACTAGTAACATGATTAATGTGAGAGTGGTATTTCCAGTGAGCCAGAGGCAGAAAACAAACAGGCAGTTTTTAGAGTGCACTATAATTGAAAAGGAGCCAGAGAGCGAGGTCTTTTTGACATGGAAGAAAGTGTCTGGAATGTTTTTGATGTGTCCATACTGATTCCTGTAAACTTCCCATGCACAGCTTCTGACCCGTGCGCACTTGGCACACACCAGTGTCAGCACGTGTGTGTCAGTGATGGGGACGGCAAGCACCACTGTGAGTGTAGCCAAGGATACTCCTTGAACGCTGATATGAAGACATGTTCAGGTGAGGCCCGCTTCAGGGAGAGTGCCTGGCTGGGGCTTGTCTGGGGACCTACTCTCTTGGCCATGGACCGGCCTTCTGCTTTTCTCCTAATTGCTCTTTAGTGGGTTCCCTGTTGCTTATCAGTGTTTTTCCTCCAAAACTGTTGGAGAGAAGTGAGGTAATACATGAATCAGCTTATTTATAGTTCTTATAATTAGTTTTAGAGAACAGGGTTAGTAGGGAAATGGGTTAGTAAGGAAGGGAGTCAAAACTCTTGGTCCTTTTGAGGATTTGGAACTTGTCCTGGATTTTACTTGATTAAATACAAGCTGCCCCTTTGTCTCTGTGACCACAGCTGCTCATTGGATTTAGACACAGAAGAAAGTTTAGACAGGTTCTTATTTATCTGGTATATGAATATACACACATGATCAGTAAAGATAGGAATTAGGGCCATTTTGGTTTAAATCCTCAGAAAAAGTTTCTGAGAGGAAGGAAACTACTCATTTTTATAGATGTAATTGAGAGCCAGGGAAGGAAGACTTATCCATGTCATGGGGTCTGTTAGTCAAAGAGCCAGCACAGAAATCAGTTCCCAACCTCCTGTCCTGGGGCTTTTCTGTTGTGCTAAGCAACCTTGTTTAGGTagtgagatgtgtgtgtgtgtagtactCTTAATTAATTTGCCACGTTTTCCATGCATTCACCTTTGTCCTGATGATCTTTTGATAGCTATTGATAAGTGTGCCCTTAATACTCATGGATGCGAACACATCTGTGTGAACGACAGGACTGGCTCTTATCATTGTGAGTGCTATGAAGGCTATACCTTGAACGAAGACAAGAAGACATGCTCAGGTAAGTGGGGGAGAAGGCTTTATTTTTGCTACCTCCCTCTCTGCATACCTACCTAGCCAGTATTGGAGGGTAGGTCACAAGGtacttggtttttctctcttggGCATTTGCGATTTCTGAACCTTCCTAGAAAAGTCAGAAATGGCAGTGTGTTATGTCTGTATCATGGCCCACATGGGGGAGTGTGTTGTGCATTCCATTCTCTGTACCTCGCCCTGGCAGTGCTTTCCAAATGCTAAAGACAGTTTAGTGAATTACAATGAGAGaacgaaaaaataaaataaaatcaaagaacgctctggggcgcctggatggctcagtggttgagcatttgcctttagctcagggcatgattccggggtcctgggattgagtcctgcatcgggttccttgctCTGTGgagagtatgcttctccctctgccatct of the Vulpes lagopus strain Blue_001 chromosome 5, ASM1834538v1, whole genome shotgun sequence genome contains:
- the MATN3 gene encoding matrilin-3 gives rise to the protein MAQVPKKGVCKSRPLDLVFIIDSSRSVRPLEFTKVKTFVSQIIDTLDIGAADTRVAVVNYASTVKIEFHLQTYSDKQSLKQAVARITPLSTGTMSGLAIQTAMDEAFTEEAGARGPTSNIPKVAIIVTDGRPQDQVNEVAARARASGIELYAVGVDRADMESLKVIASEPLDEHVFYVETYGVIEKLSSRFQETFCASDPCALGTHQCQHVCVSDGDGKHHCECSQGYSLNADMKTCSAIDKCALNTHGCEHICVNDRTGSYHCECYEGYTLNEDKKTCSAQDQCAFGTHGCQHVCVNDRAGSHHCECYEGYTLNADNKTCSVGSKCAQGSHGCQHICVDDGVAAYHCDCYPGYILNEDDKTCSAIEEARRLISTEDACGCEATLAFQDRVNSYLQRLNAKLDDILGKLQADEYGQVRR